The following is a genomic window from Bacillota bacterium.
TTTATTATCAATCCGTCCTAGCACATATAAAATTAATATGGGTATAAATCTCTGTTATCTTAGAGCTTACATGCCACAAGAGTTCATGTATGCAGCGCAAGTCACTATCATTTTCCAAAAGGTGCGTTGCAAATAAATAGCGCTTATATTAAGCTCAATATAAACGTTATCTTCTCACTCCTGTATTAACAATATTAACTTTAACTTCGTTATCTTTCGGATATATGAATGTAGCAATTTCATCAATAGGTTTGCGTTTAGGTGCTAATGGTTCATCTACGGAATAACCAATAGGAATAATTGCTACAGGTCGCAGATTATCACTAAGACTTAATATATCAGCACAATTTGTTTCGTCAAAAGCTCCAATCCAACAAGCCCCTAATCCAAGTTCTCTTGCACAAAGTAATATGTTTTGAACAGCAGCAGCTGTATCTTGAATACAATATAAAACGCGTCCTCTTTCTTTATATCGCTGCTCCGATTTTGAAATGTCAGCACAAACAATAATTAAAACAGGCGCTTTTAATATCCAATCAGTATGATATACCTTTTCAAAGACTTGTGATATTACTTCCTTGTCCTTTATTACATAAAAATGCCATGGTTGACAGTTACCAGCACTTGGAGCCCAACGTGCCGAATCTAACAACATTAAAATTAAGTCATCTGATACATCCTTTTCAAGATAGTTTCTGATGCTCCTTCTTGATTTTACCAATTCATTGAAATTCATTTATTTACCTCCCTTAACAAGGTGGGAATCCTGGTTTTGCATCTCTTTGTAAATTATCTGGGGTTCATAGATATCCCCGATGCCCGTTATTTTCTTCCTGTCGGGCAAAAACAGCGGCTTAAGCAAGCTTAAGCAATTGTCTAAAACATTATTATAGCGTTCAAGATTAATTAGCACGGTTTCCTCAAAATCATATCTTTTCTCAAAACTGAACTCAAAGGATTTTCTTATGGTATCAATGTACAAATCCGTCAAGCTGTACCTGTTGAGGATTAAGTCCCTTTGCTCGGTTATTACAATACCGATATTATGATGGATCTCCATAATCTCTGCTTTTGCTTTTGCCAGCTTTTGCTCAAAGCCCTTGCTCATTTGAAATTCTTCCTTGATTTTTTCTTCAGCCATCCGGATCATCTTCTGGATCTCTTCCATAGTCTCATATTCTTCCGCCAGCATTGCATATGTGCCCTTTATTAGCGCTTCATACTGCTCAACATCTACATTATAGATGTTCTGCTTTATGGACAATATGAAGTTTTCAATGTCTTTCTTAAATACCTGAAAAGATCTCTCGTTAATGGATAAAGGCGTTTCAAGACTTTTAAAATTAGTTTTAAGAAAATCGTCCAAAAGCAAAACCCAGGGCTTATGCTTTTTGTATTTTTCAGGATTTGCAAGATAGCCTTCAATGTTCAGCTTGTCATGCAATATGCGGATTTCCGGAATAATTTCATCATATTTGCATTCAGGCTTTATTATATTGTATCTTTTATGAAGCGGCGGCCACATCCCATTTGACCCGGAATTTTTAACAGGTGCAATGATGTTGTTTTTTACAAGTTCAACAACAATATTATAATACTCTTCATACTCCGTAACAGAAATATACTGCCTTAGCTTCTTTTCAGTTATTCTCGCCTTATCATATTCCAATAGTTTTCTGCTTATTTGATTTATCTCACGCAAATTCACTTATTCTCTTCCCCCGCGTCTTACCTTCCTCTTTGTATTGAGTTTATCATAACAGTTAAAATAATACAATTATAACAATACTCATTTGCATTTTCTTTTGTCAAGAAAAATATGGCGGTCAAATACCGGTTTTCCTAGCATATATTCGTTTTAAGCAACAAATTTGTCGGAGATTTATTGTAGGTGGTTGATTTTAACACGAAAATAGTGTATATTTATAACGGAGGTGGAGAAAATGCTTAAGAATATAACATTTAGTGCTGATAAGCATATAATTGAAAAAGCGCGTAAAAAAGCGATAGAAAATAATACCACGTTGAACGAGCTATTTAGAGAATGGTTGTATAGTTATTCCAAAGATAAAAACAGTGAAGAATTTGAAAATTTCATTAATAGAGTATCCTATGCCAAGGCCGGAAGGAGATTCACCCGGGATGAGCTTAACGAAAGATAAGTATTTTATCGATACAAATATCATAATATATCTCTTTGATAAAAGAGATAATGATAAAAACAGAAAAGCAATAGATATTGTAAAGTATGCTCTTGAAGAAGGAAAGGGAATTATAAGCTTTCAGGTAATTCAAGAATTCTGTAATGTTGCTTTAAAAAAATTTGAAATACCTCTCAGTATAGACGATTGCCAAACCTTCCTTGAAAATTATCTTATGCCTATATGCCCCATATTTCCGGGCATGGATATATACAAAAAGGCTCTTGATACAAAAAGAGATACGGGATTTGGATTTTATGACTGCCTTATAATTGCATCAGCATTAAAAGGAGAATGCAAGATATTATTCAGTGAAGATATGCAGGAAGGATACAATTATAAAGGTCTTAGGATTATTAATCCCTTTAGCGCCTGAATATTTGAACATCAATAAGATCAATAACAAATAAACCAAATTCATTGAGCCAAAATTATGATGCGAGGTTATATCAGAATGAAAAAGGCAACTGCTTTTATAGGTTTTAATTCCGGTATTATATATAACCTTACCTGCTTTTGATAACTTTGCTTATTTTCCACTTTCCGGTGAGGTAATAAATAAATATGATAACAGCCGCGCCAAGGCTGGCGAGCGGAGCTGCCAGTCCTAATCCCCACATACCCATCTTAAGGACCTCACCAAATAACACTGCAAACGGAATGCGAAACCCAAGCGATGACATAATGCCGCCAACCGAAGAAACAATTGTATGTCCTGAGCCTGTTATGATTCCGTTCAGGCAGAATGTGGCAGGCACAATCAAATAGTCAAGGGTAAAAGTCTGCATATATTCCACCCCGGAAGCGATCATATCCGGATCATCGCCAAACATGGACAGAATCTGTTCCGGGAACAAACGTGTTATTATAAATACCACGCACGATACTGAAAAAGCAAGCATAAATCCGGCATAAAAAGTTTTTTTGGCCCGATCAATCATGCCCGCTCCTATATTCTGAGCCACCATTGCCGAAACCGATGAGCCTACCGCAATGGCAGGCAGTATGGCAAATCCGTTGTACTTTCCCACAATACCGATAGCAGCCGATGCGCTTACCCCCATACCGTTTGCAATAGTAGTAAGAACGAGAAACGAGAGGTTAACAATGACATTTTGAATCGAAATGGGAGTACCTACACGCATCAGCATGAAGAACCGGTTTTTATAAAACCGGAAGGATTTGAATTTGAAATCAAATTCAAAATTACTGTGTTTCAGATAGATGATGCAGAAAATCATGCTGACAGCCTGAGAAATAATTGTTGCAAGCGCCGCGCCGCTTGATGCCATATCAAATACCCCTACAAGCAGAAGGTCAAGAAAAATATTAATTACACAGGCAATGGTAACAAAAATCAGTGGTCGTCTGCTATCGCCCAGGCCACGCAAAATGGCCGAAAAGGCATTGTATCCAAAAATAAAAACCGTTCCCGATAAAGTAATGTTAAGATAATTCTTTGCTTGTCCATAAGCCTCCTCCGGAGTGCGGATCAACACGAGAATCGCATCGGACAGAATCATCATCAGTACGGTAATGATAACCGCCGCCATTAATAGAAACGTAATCAGTGTTTTTATGGATTCATTCATGCTTTTTCGGTCTCCTGAACCCAGAAACTGGGCAATGACAACAGTCCCGCCAACACTTAAACCGACAACGATATTTGTAATTAATAAAGTAACCTGTCCGCCTATATTAACCCCGGATACTCCGGCAGGGCCGACAAAATTTCCGACGATCAGCATATCCGCTACATTATAAAGAGTTTGTATCAAATTCGAAAGCATAAAAGGCAGGGCAAACTTAATAAGCTGCTTTGCCACATTACCTTCTGTAAGATTCCTTTCAATTGTTACGCTTTTCATCTTTTCTTCTCCATCAAGTGTCATAATACATTTGGCAAATTTGCCTTACAAACTTGCCTTAAAAGTTTATTGCTCTTAGTTAAAAAGCATGTTCAATACTGTACAATATTTGCTAATACTTGTCAATGAAAATTTTTTTGCATATTGAATATCATATTGCATATAAATTTTTGTAAAAAACGGAACTAAAAATGATGGAAAATGGAAAAGAATAGTAAGGAATACTGGCTCTCCTGCCGATAAGCCGGAAGTCTGTCCTCTTTGTTTTATTTATAACTTCAATAACTTCAATCAAGCAGGCCAACTTCCTTGCTTTATTTATAGCCTCAAGCCGGGTTTTAGCTCCCAGCTTTCCGAAAAGGTTAACATTATGGTATTTTACAGTACTAAGAGCTATATTTAATTCTTTTGCAATTTCACTATTTGACAGTCCATCCGCAAGCAGATGCAAAACTTGATTTTCCCAGGGGGTTAGATGACTTATTAAATATGGACTAATACCACTTTCTACGGTTTTTATCACCTTTATACTTTTTACAGCGCACCCAAGCAACTTTTCCGCATAAGCCGCGGGCACGCTCTTATTTCCCCGGTATGTCACATATGTTTTAAGCAAATCGTACATCGGAGCAAGCTCATCTGCAAAGCTTCTCACATATCCTTCTTTACTGCCTATCTCAAGAGCCTTTTCAATATAATGCATCGAATACGCTTCATCGCCCATGCCGGCAGCCGCAATAGCAAGCAGGTTGAGTATCTCAACCTCGCTATGCAATCATGCCGCTCCTTCGGCAAAAATTAACAGCCTTCTGAGCAATATGTCCGCATCACTCAATAAGCCCTTTGCCATCAGTACCCTTGCATACACAATCAGCTCAAATTCTTTCGCACGGCTTATTTCATGATAGATGCCTAGTTTACATGATGCAAACCACTTTTCAACCTTCTTTGTACCTCCGGAATCAATATGCAAACGTGTTTTAAAAGCATTAAGCATATAAATCCAATGAGGTTTGCCCTGCTTTTCAAGCCATCCCTCATATTCCTGCACTACATGCAAGGCTCCGTTCATATCGCCCTGCGCTCTTTTTATTCGCGAAATGGTTGTTATGGCAGGTACAAGCGCTCTGGGGCACTCGGAGTCAATTGCCTCATCGATTGCCGAAAGAAGACAGGGAAGCGCATCTTGAATCCTGTTGCTCATAATAGTACTCCCCTTCGCAGGCGCCGATACAATAGTGAGCTTATGAGTAAGCGCCCGGTTCAGTCTCTCGGAAAGACGGCTTCTAAGAATCAAGCGGTTGTTTATCTCAGGCTGGCTGCATTTGGTTTTTATTAAATTCTGTTGGAATAATTTTTCATTTTCCATTTTTGGTATTCCCATACACAATTCTTATTTATAGTATACCAAATTTCACGCAAAGACGGAAGAATTCCTGAAGCAGGAAACATCATTAAATCATCATTCCAAAAATGTTTCATAAAATGTTCACATTTTCATCACTTTTTTAGTGTATAGTGTATAATAGAAAATAGTTGTTTCAAGATTGATTGAGTACACCTCCTCAATATGCCTGAAACAAACAATATGGATTAAGGAGAGTGCAAAATGAAAAAATTTAAAACAGTATTGGCCCTAATTCTCGTCATTGCCCTTGCACTGGTCGCATATTTCAGTTTCTTTTCCAATAAAAAGACTGATGATGTTTCGGAAGATGCTTCGTCAGCTGCCGGCTTCAACTTCAGTGATAGCATTGACGACAACGGCTTCTGGAAAAACATCAGAGCGCTGGATTATGTCGAGCTGTGTGAATATGTGGGAATATCCATACCAAGCAATATCCACGAGATTTCGGACGAATCCGTACAAACAGAAATTGACTCTATTCTGGCCGAATACGCCTCTAAAAAGCAAATAACAGATCGTGCGGTTGTAGATGGCGATACAGTCAACATCGATTATGTCGGCAGTATCGATGGAGTGGAATTTGACGGAGGAAGCACCGAAGGTTTAGGCACAGAGGTTACCATCGGAGTTACAAGCTATATTGACGACTTCCTTGAGCAGCTTATCGGGCATACTCCAGGTGAATCATTTGATATTGAGGTGACGTTCCCTGAGGATTATGGCAACGAAGAACTCAATGGAAAAGATGCCGTATTCGCAGTAACACTGAACTATATCGTCGAAACAATCACACCCGAGTTGACCGACGATTTTGTTGCGGAAAACTTGTCGTCGTCCTACGGCTGGAATACCGTTGCAGATATGGAAGCGGATATCAGGAATTCTCTGAAAAGCTCAGCCGTATCAGGCTACGTGCAGGAATACATTATGGAGAATACAACCGTTACATCACTTCCCAATAGCCTCCTTAAATATCAGGAAAACTCGTTGATCAGCTATTATCAGGATTATGCGAATTATTACAACATGGACCTTAAGGAATTCCTGAACACTTATGTGGGCGTTTCAACTACTGAGGAGTTGCTTGAAAAGTCCCTTGACGATAATACAAAAACCGCTACATTCTATCTTATTGTTCAGGCTATTGCCGAAGATGCCGGCATTTCCGTCACCGATGATGATGTGGCGGAATATTTCACAGAGTACATGAAGATGGAGGATTACTCGGAGTACAAGGAGTTTTACGGCATGCCATATCTTAAGTTGATTGCGCTTAACCGGGCGGTTATGGATTATCTCGAAGATAACGCCATCATGGAATAAAATTAATTAAATTATCTTATCATATTGGCAAATATCTCAATTGCGTGGCGGCAAACTCATCCGCTCCAAGTCAACCGCCTTATATCCGGTTCTTGTTCATCGGACCTGGGAGTCTGCCCGGAAATAGCAGGTTATCCGGGCGGGCTCCTGGACTACTTCCATCGATACATTCTTTTCTGTCGTTATAATTGCTCACAAGCATTGTTTCCGTTACTAATGTGCCTTTAAAGCTCCTGGCAAAGTCTAATGCGCCTGTCATGATTTTATTTAAATCCAAATAGCCGTGAGGTCTGTCTACCCTATGCCATGCACTGCTATCTGCAGCATCTATCTTAAACGATACCCAATCCGCCTTCATTAAATCTTTTTTAACATCATCCATCCATAGCAGTGAGGCATTTGTTATTACGGCAATTTTTACATTAAATTTCTTCAACAGATCAATTTCCTGCCCAAGGTTTACGTCAAGAGTAGGTTCTCCGTCAGCAACATATGTGATATAATCCACATGTTGTCCTCTGGCATCCAATTCCTTCATCTTTTTTTCCATCTGATTAAATATGTCTTCAGGCTTATAGAACTTGCACCTCTCAATCCGCATCCTGTTTGTCCTTCCGATCTGACAGTAAACACAGGAATAAGAACATGTCTTGGGTGGAATATTATTTATTCCCAGGCTCTGGCCTAAGCGTCTTGACGGAACAGGCCCAAAAACTATTATCTGCTAATATCCTCCAATTTTATTATATATCTTTCCAGGTTATATTAAACCTCTATTGCTTCATTAGGGCACTCGCTTACACATGCCCCACATTCAATACACTCATCACCAACCAACGCTTTTCCGTTTTCAATCCTGATTGCTTCAACAGGACACACATCAACACATGCCCCACAACCGTTACATTTACTACCATTAATTTTCGCAGCCATTACAATACCCCCTGTTATAATTCTTAAGTATATTGAATTATTCAAACAAATAAAAAAATGCCAGACAGAAAACAGAATCATACTTATCTCTTCTTCTCTGCCTGGTTCATAAATTATCAATATATGAGCCAGTTTCAATATGAGCTACCATAACCATCTTCTGCATGCAAACCCCCGTCCGCGTCCTCTTCTAAATGCTCCGAACGGATAGAACCTTCTTCTCATACGGAAGCCACCATAAAAGTATGCGTATGGGACAGGCATATAGCTGGTAAATCCACCGGTATGATAAAGGCTATAAAGGTATTTTAGTCCATAATACTTATTGCCTAAAAAACCGTATCCGGACAAAAACTCATTGATATTACCTCGTATTTATCTGTTTACCGGTAAAAGTTTTAAATATCTTTCATTTTCGGTATCAATTATCCACAAATCAGACTGCCTTACTTTGCTTCTTGTTACTTCCCTGGATTGATGACCATCTTCCAGTATAAACCATCCATTATTTTTAATTATTCCGTAAAGCTGTCCTAAGAATTCTTTTGGATTATCAACCTGATGAAACATATCCAATGCATAAACCACATCAACACTTTCACTTGCAATTTCACTACAGTTATCTTTATATAAAACAGGAATAACATTATGAAGGTTAAATTTCGCAATACATTTTTCAACATGTTTTATAGCTATTTCATTAATATCTATGGCAAACACCTTTCCTGTTTCACCTACTAACATTGATGCCTGCTTAATATACCGTCCGGGTCCACACCCAAAATCCACTACAGTAAAACCTTTTTCGATTCCAAATTCATCTAAGATATTATCAGGCTTAAATAACAAATCTTGTATTTTATAGGTTAATACCATCAAGTTATAGGCAAAATTGGATTCTCTGCGCCCTTTCATCCTTTTTCCCTTTTCTTTCTTATTGAAAATAAAAATCAATCTTTATATTTATCGGTTATTAAGAGTTTACTTCATGCACATATTCCCAATAGCGTTTTCCGCAGCATTTACCAGTTGATAGGCGATAGGAGATGCAGTAAGGGCAGGATGTGTACCGGTTTGAAACGTAGCAATATCGTCAGCTGTCATTCTCTGGTTTATACATGCACTTACTGCATTGATAAGTTCCCCACCACTGGTAGCTCCGGTAATCTGACCACCTAATATGACACCGCTTCCGGCTTCAAAAATCAGCCTTACTTTTAGATTAGCAGCTCCCGGCATACACCCGGGGTGACGGTTGACAGCTTCAGACTCACCTACAATAACATTATAGCCCTTCGCCTCTGCCTGTGACTTTGTCAAACCTGCTGCAGCAAAAGCTCTACCACCTAATACAGTTGAATATACTCCAATTACACCCATATTGACACGTCGTATTGAAAACAAGTTTGCACCAGCCATTCTTGCTTCCATTGTTGCTATTGAAGCTAATTTTAAACCGGATGGCTTGCCATCAAAAAATGAAACCTTCTCGGCGCAATCACCGCACGCAAATATATCATCATCACTGGTCTGCATATACCTGTTGACCTGGATTCCTTTTGTAGGACCAATTTCAAGACCTGCTGCTTCAGCAAGCTTTATATTCGCAGCTGCGCCTATTCCCATTATTACCATGTCCGCTTTTATTTCTTTTCCACTATTGAGTTTTACTCTCTCAACAGTTTCACATCCAAGAAATGCATCAACTTTTTCATCCAGCAGCAAATTAATATTCTGTTCTTTCAGCACCTTTTCGGCATTTATGCAGAATTCCTCATCATAAACCAACTGCAAGCAGTGGCTTAACATCTCAACTATGCTTATATTCAGGTCAGGACGTCTTCTGCGGCATTCCTCTGCAATTTCCACTCCAATAAACCCACATCCCACAATGCAAAGGTCATTTGCCTTCTCCAGTTTTTCAATCATGTTCTGTAAATAGGGTACATCCTTATTTATTGCAAAAATATTTTTCTTTTCCGTACCGGGTATTGGAGGAATAACTGGATTGGAGCCTGTTGCAAGTATTAGCTTTCTATATTTAAACATTTCTCCGCTTTTAGTAGTAAGAATATGCTCATTTCTATTAATGCCCATAACTTCATCAACTGCATATTCTACTTTATTATTTGAAAGTATATTGTCAGCCGGTATCAGGTTCTTCATGGGAGACCCTACAATTCCGAATGCATAGGGAATTCCACAAGGTATAGAAACAAGACTTTCTTTCCTGATCAAAAGAATGCTTTTCTCCGGGTAATGCTTTCTTGCGGTAATTGCAGCTGTTATACCCGCTGCACTACCTCCAATAACCACAATATCAAATTCCTTCATGATATAACCCCCTCTTTTTGGGCTTTTGCCCATTTATATTATATATATTATATTAAATTTATACAATTCGTCAATATAGTATAAGATTACTGTCTCTGTGAAAACGCTCTTGCCAATTCAAATATTCTATCTCCTGCATGCTCGAAGAATTCCATGTAAGCCGAACAATAACGATTCAATACCGGCCTGTTTTCCTCAAAGGGTTCTCTGTCTCTTCTGCAGCCTCCCCTGCATAGGTTAAACCATTTACATTCCTTGCACTTAGGATCCACATATTTTGAAACTTCTATAAATTTGTTGGCTGCTTCGGAATTCCTTATCTCTTCAAATGAAGAATTCTTTAAATTGCCAAGATACCTTTCATCAATAACATAAAAATCGCATGGGTAAACTCCTCCGTTTGCTTCAACAACAAACTGGCAGGAGCATACGCCCGACATTCCGCATGCTTCAGGCCTGTAACCCATTGCAATTCCTACAATATTATCAAAATATCTTATGCTAATCACATTTCCTCTAATCACATCGGCATACCATTGATCAAACAATGTTTTCAGAAAATAGGCATACCTTTCGGGAGTCAACGAATATTCGTATCCTCCCGGTTTTTTGCCAAGCGGATCAAGGCATGGAATAAACTGCAAATACCTGAAATTATGTTTTTTATAAAAGCTGTAAATTTTGTTTATATGTCTCGCTACATCAGCCGTTACTACAAAAAGAATGTTGTATTCGACATTATGCTTATTGAAGTAGTTTACTGTTTCCATGACACGCAAAAAGGAGCCTTTTCCATTCGGTCTTACCCTGTAAGAATCATGGATATCCTTTGGTCCATCAAGCGAAAGCCCTACTAAAAACTTATTTTCAGCAAGGAATTTTGCCCATTCGGTATCAATAACCATACCATTAGTCTGAATTGCATTGTTTATTTGTACTTTTTTAACATTATATTTCTTTTCAAACTCGATCAACTTTCTAAAAAAATCAAGCCCTGCCAGGGTAGGTTCCCCACCCTGAAACGCGAAACTACAAGCATGGTCAGCATATTCCAGCGCCTTCCTTACAAGAGTTTCCAATGTTTTTATATCCATCATGCCATAAGAATCAGTCTGCCTGTTCTCCGCTATCGGATAATAAAAACAATACTTGCACCTTAGATTGCAGTTGCTTGAAGCCGGTTTAATCAGCAAACTTATAGGAGGCATTTGCATATCCCACCTTAAATATTATCATATATGACAGTAATGCGTTTTCTCTATGTTCAGTTTTTTGCCGGGCAACAATCCTTGCCTTGCAATTATAACTTTTGCTTGTATAACTTTTGCTTGCAATTATAGCTTAAAGCTTTTGACAAGTTGGGCAATAATAGATACTTCCTCCCATATAGGCTTCTTTTTTAATTATATCGCCGCATGCAGGGCAAGGCTTGCCTGCGGTGTTTTTACCAAGCCTGGTTTTATATCCGCCAAAGCAGCCAAACAAATCCCTTTCGGTATCCCTTCCACCCTCAAAAGTCATTTCTGCAAGAGTTGATTTTATTGAGTCATATCACAACTTTTTTGTATAACTTATCACATTTTTTATTGTACATTATTTTACCATAAGTCCTTTATAATTTCATTCTTTTCCATACTAATCATTTCCTCACAGTACTCCTCATGATGTTCTCCATTAATCAAACTCATGATTATTCTTTTGATACTATTTTCACTTTTTCTTCTTCCATTCGCAATCTCAAAATCTTCATTGCAAATTTTTTGGTGAAACTCTTTAAATAATTCAATAGCTTTACTTGTTTCTTGGGAAAATCGATTCAGGATAAATAGGGTGTCTGTTAACGAATTATTATTTGGATTTATATACTCATTATAACTACTCCATTTATAATCTTCCAATTTATCTACCATACCTGCTTTGCGTGGATTCTGATGAATGTATCTTACTAATGAAAATAAATATCTTTCATCCTCAATTGCCTCACTTTTATATCGTTCTCCAAACAATACACCATTTCTCAAATATTTCCTATTAAACCATCCAGCATATTGACTCAATATCTTTGACATAATTTTTACAATATCTCTTTCATGTTTCTCTTTAATAAATAGATGCG
Proteins encoded in this region:
- a CDS encoding nitroreductase family protein produces the protein MNFNELVKSRRSIRNYLEKDVSDDLILMLLDSARWAPSAGNCQPWHFYVIKDKEVISQVFEKVYHTDWILKAPVLIIVCADISKSEQRYKERGRVLYCIQDTAAAVQNILLCARELGLGACWIGAFDETNCADILSLSDNLRPVAIIPIGYSVDEPLAPKRKPIDEIATFIYPKDNEVKVNIVNTGVRR
- a CDS encoding PIN domain-containing protein, which produces MSLTKDKYFIDTNIIIYLFDKRDNDKNRKAIDIVKYALEEGKGIISFQVIQEFCNVALKKFEIPLSIDDCQTFLENYLMPICPIFPGMDIYKKALDTKRDTGFGFYDCLIIASALKGECKILFSEDMQEGYNYKGLRIINPFSA
- a CDS encoding MATE family efflux transporter, with the protein product MKSVTIERNLTEGNVAKQLIKFALPFMLSNLIQTLYNVADMLIVGNFVGPAGVSGVNIGGQVTLLITNIVVGLSVGGTVVIAQFLGSGDRKSMNESIKTLITFLLMAAVIITVLMMILSDAILVLIRTPEEAYGQAKNYLNITLSGTVFIFGYNAFSAILRGLGDSRRPLIFVTIACVINIFLDLLLVGVFDMASSGAALATIISQAVSMIFCIIYLKHSNFEFDFKFKSFRFYKNRFFMLMRVGTPISIQNVIVNLSFLVLTTIANGMGVSASAAIGIVGKYNGFAILPAIAVGSSVSAMVAQNIGAGMIDRAKKTFYAGFMLAFSVSCVVFIITRLFPEQILSMFGDDPDMIASGVEYMQTFTLDYLIVPATFCLNGIITGSGHTIVSSVGGIMSSLGFRIPFAVLFGEVLKMGMWGLGLAAPLASLGAAVIIFIYYLTGKWKISKVIKSR
- a CDS encoding response regulator transcription factor, giving the protein MHSEVEILNLLAIAAAGMGDEAYSMHYIEKALEIGSKEGYVRSFADELAPMYDLLKTYVTYRGNKSVPAAYAEKLLGCAVKSIKVIKTVESGISPYLISHLTPWENQVLHLLADGLSNSEIAKELNIALSTVKYHNVNLFGKLGAKTRLEAINKARKLACLIEVIEVINKTKRTDFRLIGRRASIPYYSFPFSIIFSSVFYKNLYAI
- the tig gene encoding trigger factor, giving the protein MKKFKTVLALILVIALALVAYFSFFSNKKTDDVSEDASSAAGFNFSDSIDDNGFWKNIRALDYVELCEYVGISIPSNIHEISDESVQTEIDSILAEYASKKQITDRAVVDGDTVNIDYVGSIDGVEFDGGSTEGLGTEVTIGVTSYIDDFLEQLIGHTPGESFDIEVTFPEDYGNEELNGKDAVFAVTLNYIVETITPELTDDFVAENLSSSYGWNTVADMEADIRNSLKSSAVSGYVQEYIMENTTVTSLPNSLLKYQENSLISYYQDYANYYNMDLKEFLNTYVGVSTTEELLEKSLDDNTKTATFYLIVQAIAEDAGISVTDDDVAEYFTEYMKMEDYSEYKEFYGMPYLKLIALNRAVMDYLEDNAIME
- a CDS encoding radical SAM protein, which codes for MIVFGPVPSRRLGQSLGINNIPPKTCSYSCVYCQIGRTNRMRIERCKFYKPEDIFNQMEKKMKELDARGQHVDYITYVADGEPTLDVNLGQEIDLLKKFNVKIAVITNASLLWMDDVKKDLMKADWVSFKIDAADSSAWHRVDRPHGYLDLNKIMTGALDFARSFKGTLVTETMLVSNYNDRKECIDGSSPGARPDNLLFPGRLPGPMNKNRI
- a CDS encoding 4Fe-4S binding protein, which produces MAAKINGSKCNGCGACVDVCPVEAIRIENGKALVGDECIECGACVSECPNEAIEV
- a CDS encoding methyltransferase domain-containing protein, translated to MKGRRESNFAYNLMVLTYKIQDLLFKPDNILDEFGIEKGFTVVDFGCGPGRYIKQASMLVGETGKVFAIDINEIAIKHVEKCIAKFNLHNVIPVLYKDNCSEIASESVDVVYALDMFHQVDNPKEFLGQLYGIIKNNGWFILEDGHQSREVTRSKVRQSDLWIIDTENERYLKLLPVNR
- a CDS encoding FAD-dependent oxidoreductase, coding for MKEFDIVVIGGSAAGITAAITARKHYPEKSILLIRKESLVSIPCGIPYAFGIVGSPMKNLIPADNILSNNKVEYAVDEVMGINRNEHILTTKSGEMFKYRKLILATGSNPVIPPIPGTEKKNIFAINKDVPYLQNMIEKLEKANDLCIVGCGFIGVEIAEECRRRRPDLNISIVEMLSHCLQLVYDEEFCINAEKVLKEQNINLLLDEKVDAFLGCETVERVKLNSGKEIKADMVIMGIGAAANIKLAEAAGLEIGPTKGIQVNRYMQTSDDDIFACGDCAEKVSFFDGKPSGLKLASIATMEARMAGANLFSIRRVNMGVIGVYSTVLGGRAFAAAGLTKSQAEAKGYNVIVGESEAVNRHPGCMPGAANLKVRLIFEAGSGVILGGQITGATSGGELINAVSACINQRMTADDIATFQTGTHPALTASPIAYQLVNAAENAIGNMCMK
- a CDS encoding anaerobic sulfatase maturase, which encodes MPPISLLIKPASSNCNLRCKYCFYYPIAENRQTDSYGMMDIKTLETLVRKALEYADHACSFAFQGGEPTLAGLDFFRKLIEFEKKYNVKKVQINNAIQTNGMVIDTEWAKFLAENKFLVGLSLDGPKDIHDSYRVRPNGKGSFLRVMETVNYFNKHNVEYNILFVVTADVARHINKIYSFYKKHNFRYLQFIPCLDPLGKKPGGYEYSLTPERYAYFLKTLFDQWYADVIRGNVISIRYFDNIVGIAMGYRPEACGMSGVCSCQFVVEANGGVYPCDFYVIDERYLGNLKNSSFEEIRNSEAANKFIEVSKYVDPKCKECKWFNLCRGGCRRDREPFEENRPVLNRYCSAYMEFFEHAGDRIFELARAFSQRQ
- a CDS encoding transposase; this translates as MKKVKDEFEYNIYAYCLMSNHAHLFIKEKHERDIVKIMSKILSQYAGWFNRKYLRNGVLFGERYKSEAIEDERYLFSLVRYIHQNPRKAGMVDKLEDYKWSSYNEYINPNNNSLTDTLFILNRFSQETSKAIELFKEFHQKICNEDFEIANGRRKSENSIKRIIMSLINGEHHEEYCEEMISMEKNEIIKDLW